DNA from Bacillota bacterium:
TACCAGGGTCTGGGAAAGGTCTATGCCTTGCAGGGCAAGTTTGAAGACGCCCAGAAAATCTATCAACAGGGCGTTGAATCTTTGAAGGATAAAGCCCAACTGCAACTGCGCCTGAGCCTGGCGGGCATGTACATCGACAAAGGCGACTTAAAAGAAGCGGAGCGGCTGTACAAAGAGATAATAGCTCAGAATGCAGACTGCATTGAAGCCTACCGGGGACTGGCCCTGGTTTACCGGCAACAGGGAGACCTGCAACAGGCAAAAGCCGTCCTGGAGGAAGCTACAAAAGTCAACAGCAACAGCGACCGCGCCTATAATGCCCTTGCCAGTTACCACATCCAAAACGGGGAAAAAGACAAAGCCATGGAATTGCTGGTGCAGTCCCTCTCCCTGAACGTCAATCAAACAGAAGCCTACTCAGCGTTAAAGGATCTGTACAGTGAAAACTGGCCGGAGCTCGTTCAGAAAGCAGTCGGCATCCAAGACCAGAATGTCGCGGCCATGATTAAATTCTACGCCCTTTATGAGAGCGGGAAACATCAGGAAGCTCTTGCCTTTTACGAGGGCCTGCTAAAGCAAAGCACCAATAACCACAAAGCCAGGGCCCTTGCCGGCATCGCCGCGCTCCGCGCCGGGGACAGGCAGAAGGCCGTGGAATTAATCCAGGGGATGGCGCCTGACCAGCAGAACGAATGGGTCATGGCGGACATTGCCAGGTACTACCTGCTAGCAGGAGACAACCAGAAAGCCATCAAGTGGGCGCAGAAGAGTTTTGAGACCAGCGGTCAGAATATGGAGGCCGTAAAGATTCTGTATGAGATTTATTCTAAGGACAATAGTCCGCTGGCCAAGGTATACCTTGCTAAGCTGATAATGTACAACTGGCTGCCGTTAAGCGTTTTAAAACAGGAACTTTATGCTATGTCCATTGAGTTGCCTTTCCAACTGCCTGACAGTTCGTTAGAAAAAACTTCTGGTAAAGATGATAGGGAGTTTGAAAGCATACAATTTAAAGATAATATGACTTTATATGATTTTTTTGGACCGTACGAATATGATAAAAGTAAAGATGCAACTCTATCTATTTTTATTAATCCTAACTTTGGTGATGATGCATTCAAGTTAAAAAAAATAACCAGTGTTAAGTTTTATATAATTCAAAATAAGGGTGAAAATATAAGTGTATTCGTCAATAATTCCGAAGTGTTATTGGCAAAATATGCTGGAAATAATAAGTATACGGCTACATGGCCCACTAAAGATAAGAAAGCTGGCTATTACACTGTTGGTATTGAAGTTCATTATGAATGGGAAGATGTGGTTTTTGGTGAGAAAATATCTGGTTACA
Protein-coding regions in this window:
- a CDS encoding tetratricopeptide repeat protein, giving the protein MEKANKKSPLSIILTVLICFGIFAGCSEGGGSTFATGKVAEKLELAVKYLTENKFEEAVLAYQEAIKIDKLAVKAYQGLGKVYALQGKFEDAQKIYQQGVESLKDKAQLQLRLSLAGMYIDKGDLKEAERLYKEIIAQNADCIEAYRGLALVYRQQGDLQQAKAVLEEATKVNSNSDRAYNALASYHIQNGEKDKAMELLVQSLSLNVNQTEAYSALKDLYSENWPELVQKAVGIQDQNVAAMIKFYALYESGKHQEALAFYEGLLKQSTNNHKARALAGIAALRAGDRQKAVELIQGMAPDQQNEWVMADIARYYLLAGDNQKAIKWAQKSFETSGQNMEAVKILYEIYSKDNSPLAKVYLAKLIMYNWLPLSVLKQELYAMSIELPFQLPDSSLEKTSGKDDREFESIQFKDNMTLYDFFGPYEYDKSKDATLSIFINPNFGDDAFKLKKITSVKFYIIQNKGENISVFVNNSEVLLAKYAGNNKYTATWPTKDKKAGYYTVGIEVHYEWEDVVFGEKISGYTDDDRIVTSIKLVD